In Stieleria varia, one genomic interval encodes:
- a CDS encoding EAL domain-containing protein — MKMSEAATGTSNPYTSTNTSEWTLTEIGKSSDQLRTFHVPSPTCLVGRTSTAGLRIADASVSKSHARLFSDREQLFVEDLGSTNGTTVNGVIIDRCELFDGDLVQFANIVFRVNGQTPPDMAGTIQNVSGTWVNTLLSFEQLMNDRAVVPHFQRIVAMKDQRITAYELLARSNIENLRMAGEMFATAERLQQHVALSELMREEGCRVASDSSRRQSRFFFNIHPQEFGTLRLSQSLISMRDSFPDLNITIEIHESVIANTVAMKQFQNTLKSLNMSLSYDDFGAGQGRLLELTEVPPDVLKFDMQLIRDIDEAPASRQELVRSLVRIATDNGSIALAEGIETEAEHEVCQQLGFRLAQGYYYGKAELLD; from the coding sequence ATGAAGATGTCTGAAGCAGCCACGGGAACATCCAACCCCTACACCAGCACCAACACAAGCGAATGGACGTTGACCGAGATCGGAAAATCATCGGATCAACTGCGTACGTTCCACGTGCCTTCGCCCACCTGCTTGGTGGGGCGAACGTCGACGGCGGGCCTCAGAATCGCCGATGCTTCGGTCTCCAAGAGTCATGCAAGACTGTTCAGCGACCGAGAACAACTGTTCGTCGAAGATTTGGGCAGCACGAACGGTACCACGGTCAACGGCGTGATCATCGATCGTTGTGAACTGTTCGACGGCGACTTGGTTCAGTTCGCAAACATCGTGTTTCGTGTCAATGGACAGACTCCGCCCGACATGGCAGGAACGATTCAGAACGTATCGGGCACATGGGTCAACACGCTGCTGAGTTTCGAGCAGTTGATGAACGATCGCGCGGTCGTTCCGCATTTTCAGCGGATCGTCGCGATGAAAGACCAAAGAATCACCGCTTATGAGCTACTGGCTCGCAGCAACATCGAGAACTTACGAATGGCGGGCGAGATGTTCGCCACCGCAGAGCGTTTGCAACAACACGTCGCGTTGAGCGAGTTGATGCGAGAGGAGGGCTGTCGGGTTGCATCAGATAGTTCTCGTCGTCAGTCTCGATTCTTCTTCAACATCCACCCACAAGAGTTCGGCACGCTGCGGCTGAGTCAGTCGCTGATTTCGATGCGGGACTCGTTCCCCGATTTGAACATCACCATCGAGATCCACGAATCGGTGATTGCCAACACGGTGGCGATGAAGCAGTTTCAGAACACGCTGAAATCACTCAACATGTCGCTCTCCTACGACGACTTTGGTGCCGGCCAAGGTCGCTTGCTGGAGTTGACCGAGGTGCCGCCTGACGTGTTGAAATTCGACATGCAATTGATCCGCGACATCGACGAAGCACCCGCGAGCCGCCAGGAGCTGGTCCGTTCACTCGTCAGAATTGCGACGGACAACGGATCGATCGCACTTGCAGAAGGCATCGAGACCGAGGCAGAACACGAAGTCTGTCAGCAATTGGGATTCCGACTGGCTCAGGGCTACTACTACGGCAAAGCCGAGCTGCTGGACTGA
- a CDS encoding toprim domain-containing protein: MTKLIQHCVVPVNAFPVSWSSVMSLLSADDVRVAATGHWAFLLSRAGIPIEHLDGRGHPCPRCGGHDRFAAFDQLPIRGGVHCRRCFTRGTDPRPGDGISTVRWMLGCGFVDALRWIADQLGIDTTLSTKHSSLASASPTIAAPRPSISNDEVGRWTAVAKTAYRDMPGSMRDQLAASLGVTTQSLDHLRVGLDQSTGASTWPMRDADGNVIGVRMRDWRRTGQKWSLIGSHSGLFFHRVRPNDVPRGRLFIVEGASDTAAALSMGLWAIGRASCSSSSRFVLDYVRRHTPEKITLIADNDEAGIGGARRLATQIQHRGHRVEILIPPSEYSDLRQWHWHGADRDLVIGHRVLESLPAIMMPQQLLLGFDVSLSDAMTR, translated from the coding sequence ATGACGAAACTCATTCAACACTGTGTTGTTCCAGTGAATGCATTCCCCGTGAGTTGGTCGTCTGTCATGAGTTTGCTCAGTGCCGATGACGTGCGCGTCGCCGCGACCGGACACTGGGCGTTCTTGCTGTCCCGAGCGGGGATTCCGATCGAACATCTCGATGGCCGCGGTCACCCGTGCCCACGCTGCGGTGGACACGACCGCTTTGCAGCCTTTGATCAATTGCCTATCCGCGGCGGTGTACATTGCCGACGCTGTTTTACCCGTGGAACCGACCCACGGCCGGGTGACGGCATCTCTACGGTTCGTTGGATGCTTGGTTGCGGTTTCGTCGACGCACTGCGTTGGATTGCCGATCAGCTCGGCATCGACACAACACTGTCAACAAAACACTCTTCGTTGGCGTCGGCGAGTCCCACCATTGCTGCGCCCCGGCCAAGTATCAGCAATGATGAAGTCGGTCGATGGACTGCGGTTGCCAAAACGGCCTACCGCGACATGCCTGGATCGATGCGAGATCAGCTCGCCGCTTCTTTGGGCGTGACCACTCAATCTCTGGATCATTTGCGTGTGGGACTGGACCAGTCAACCGGCGCGAGCACATGGCCGATGCGTGATGCGGATGGCAATGTGATCGGAGTCCGAATGCGAGATTGGCGTCGCACTGGCCAGAAGTGGTCGCTTATCGGCAGCCACAGCGGACTGTTCTTTCATCGTGTGCGGCCCAACGATGTTCCCAGAGGACGATTGTTCATTGTCGAAGGAGCCAGCGACACGGCGGCAGCTCTTTCAATGGGCTTGTGGGCGATCGGTCGAGCCAGTTGCAGTTCATCCAGCCGTTTCGTGCTGGATTATGTTCGCCGTCACACGCCAGAGAAGATCACTTTGATTGCAGACAATGATGAAGCTGGAATCGGGGGCGCTAGACGACTGGCAACTCAGATACAACATCGTGGCCATCGCGTCGAAATCCTCATTCCGCCGAGTGAGTACAGTGACTTGCGACAGTGGCATTGGCATGGTGCGGATCGTGATCTCGTGATCGGACATCGCGTGCTTGAATCGTTGCCTGCCATCATGATGCCGCAGCAATTGTTGTTGGGGTTCGACGTTTCGTTGTCCGATGCGATGACTCGTTAG
- a CDS encoding ABC transporter ATP-binding protein: MITLTGFGKDYGDFTAVENLDLHIAAGETFGFIGPNGAGKSTTIRFLATLLRASRGQGEVAGCDVMADPVGVRQSVGYMPDNFGVYDGMRVWEFLDFFAVAYRIGRKDRKQIISNVLELLDLTHKRDDFVNGLSRGMKQRLCLAKTLVHDPPVLILDEPASGLDPRARVEVKALLKELRKMGKTILISSHILTELADCCTSIGIIERGQLLMSGPIESVYRQIRRNRLVDIQFLKNEEAGLSILRSSPHLRSLEMKPGGVIVELETGDEGLADLMEQLIREGVRMRSFNDRDPTLEDVFMTVTKGIVN; this comes from the coding sequence ATGATCACACTGACGGGATTTGGAAAAGACTACGGGGACTTCACCGCGGTCGAGAACTTGGACTTGCACATCGCGGCCGGAGAAACATTCGGTTTCATCGGCCCCAACGGCGCCGGCAAGAGCACCACGATCCGCTTTTTGGCGACGCTGCTGAGGGCATCACGCGGACAAGGCGAGGTCGCAGGTTGCGATGTGATGGCGGACCCCGTGGGCGTGCGCCAGTCGGTCGGGTACATGCCGGACAACTTCGGCGTCTACGACGGCATGAGGGTCTGGGAGTTCCTGGATTTCTTTGCCGTTGCCTATCGCATCGGTCGCAAGGATCGCAAACAGATCATCAGCAACGTGCTGGAGTTGTTGGACCTGACCCACAAACGGGACGACTTCGTCAACGGCCTTTCCCGCGGGATGAAACAACGGTTGTGTCTCGCCAAAACACTGGTCCACGACCCGCCGGTACTGATTTTGGACGAACCCGCCAGCGGTCTGGACCCACGAGCACGCGTGGAGGTCAAGGCGTTGCTCAAAGAGCTACGCAAGATGGGCAAGACGATCTTGATCAGTAGCCATATCCTGACGGAACTGGCCGACTGTTGCACATCGATCGGCATCATCGAACGAGGCCAATTGCTAATGAGTGGTCCGATCGAAAGTGTCTATCGACAGATTCGACGCAATCGCTTGGTCGACATCCAGTTTCTGAAAAATGAGGAAGCCGGGTTGTCGATCCTGCGGAGTAGCCCGCACCTTAGATCTCTGGAGATGAAACCCGGCGGAGTGATCGTCGAATTGGAAACGGGCGACGAAGGACTTGCGGACCTGATGGAACAATTGATCCGCGAAGGCGTACGCATGAGGTCCTTCAACGACCGAGACCCGACACTCGAAGACGTCTTCATGACCGTCACCAAAGGAATCGTGAACTAG
- a CDS encoding CBS domain-containing protein, whose amino-acid sequence MMPNITAGEMMVSNLLTLSPEMDVLAALDVLLKHRISGAPVVDADDRFLGTFSEKSCVRFVVDTAYEQMPSSNLMSFVDTDPPTIDVNTSFLTIAQTFLDASCRRLPVLGENRRLLGQISRRDLMREVRCYLKQTEPVATGSGLYLSAIFASGDRPV is encoded by the coding sequence ATGATGCCAAACATCACTGCCGGGGAAATGATGGTTTCCAATCTGCTGACCCTGTCTCCTGAGATGGACGTGTTGGCCGCGTTGGATGTTTTGCTCAAACACAGAATATCTGGTGCGCCGGTGGTGGACGCAGACGATCGCTTTCTGGGCACATTTTCGGAAAAGTCCTGTGTGCGATTCGTCGTCGACACCGCTTACGAACAAATGCCTTCGTCCAACCTGATGTCCTTTGTCGACACCGACCCACCGACGATCGATGTCAACACAAGCTTCCTGACGATCGCCCAAACCTTTCTGGATGCATCCTGTCGTCGGCTGCCGGTGCTAGGTGAGAATCGCCGTCTGTTGGGGCAGATTTCTCGCCGTGACTTGATGCGCGAGGTGAGGTGCTATCTGAAACAGACCGAGCCGGTCGCCACCGGCAGCGGACTGTACCTCAGCGCGATCTTCGCAAGCGGTGATCGGCCTGTTTAG
- a CDS encoding amino acid permease: protein MSSGNRPSDGVRNVGNQFGTFGGVFTPCVLTILGVIMFLRFGFVVGQSGLLLALVIVTASKIITLLTTLSLSAIATNTRVEGGGAYFLISRSLGPEFGGAIGLLFFAAQALSVAMYVIGFTEALMFFLPEGTSAMLVATIANVIVCGCVWIGAGWTLRIQYGILAAVVLSLISFYVGAFQSFDMETLRSNMGPSFTGNESFWSVFALFFPAVTGIMAGANMSGDLREPGRSIPRGTIAAVGVTFLIYASQAVFLAGAGDRQALIDDNLIISKIAMIPLLISAGVFSATLSSALGSMMGAPRILQSLAKDRLFRSLNPMAAGSRKDGEPRRAVIVTGVIAQSGIMLANLDTIAPLITMAFLLTYGLLNLATFYEAITNNPSYRPQFRYCHWTTSLAGAVGCGAVMLLIDWRWATVATGLVAVMHWYLTRVGITTDWGNLSSGLLFERTRQNLLKLEDDLYHPKNWRPFVLALSGSGFSRPHLVVFGHWLTSETGILTLGQVIPGELGDHQQRLTSQERILHTMIGDLGLSAFPAVVVAANYTRGVEALVQCQGLGQLRPNVVLLGCPLQAERMQAFGRLLRNIEGLQRSVIVLRQTDDPDEDMSAPTGTIDVWWRGRANGELMVLIAHLILLNSSWRGRQLRLLRVVESDAGIEEVDLHLAGLLKEARIPGVTKVVVSSDSTAAIQTTSRNAALVILGFQTPADSDDEQWLERIDALAGDLPRVAFVRSAGGMLLKS, encoded by the coding sequence ATGTCCAGCGGCAACCGACCGAGCGATGGAGTTCGCAACGTCGGAAATCAATTCGGCACCTTCGGCGGCGTCTTCACCCCCTGCGTGCTGACGATCCTCGGCGTCATCATGTTCCTGAGGTTCGGATTCGTCGTCGGGCAATCCGGGCTGTTGCTCGCGTTGGTGATCGTCACCGCCAGCAAGATTATCACGCTGTTGACCACGTTGTCGTTGTCCGCCATCGCGACCAACACGCGTGTCGAGGGCGGCGGCGCCTACTTTCTGATCAGCCGTAGCCTCGGCCCCGAGTTCGGCGGCGCGATCGGATTGCTGTTCTTTGCCGCCCAAGCACTCTCGGTCGCGATGTACGTGATCGGATTCACGGAAGCCCTGATGTTCTTTCTGCCCGAAGGAACCTCGGCGATGCTGGTCGCGACCATTGCCAACGTCATCGTGTGCGGCTGTGTTTGGATCGGTGCCGGATGGACGTTACGGATCCAATACGGAATTCTCGCTGCCGTCGTCCTGTCATTGATTTCGTTTTACGTCGGTGCGTTTCAATCGTTTGATATGGAAACACTCCGCTCGAACATGGGGCCGTCGTTCACCGGCAATGAATCCTTTTGGAGCGTGTTCGCGTTGTTCTTTCCCGCCGTGACGGGAATCATGGCCGGTGCCAATATGTCCGGCGACTTGCGTGAACCCGGCCGAAGTATTCCCAGGGGAACGATCGCGGCGGTCGGTGTTACGTTCCTGATCTACGCGTCGCAAGCCGTTTTCTTAGCCGGTGCGGGTGACCGACAAGCTTTGATCGATGACAACTTGATCATCTCCAAGATCGCGATGATTCCTTTGCTGATCAGCGCGGGCGTCTTCTCAGCAACGTTGTCTTCGGCGCTGGGCAGCATGATGGGTGCGCCGCGGATCTTGCAATCGCTGGCCAAGGACAGGCTGTTTCGTTCACTCAATCCGATGGCAGCCGGTTCTCGCAAGGACGGCGAGCCACGGCGGGCCGTGATCGTCACCGGAGTGATCGCTCAGTCGGGCATCATGCTGGCCAATCTCGATACGATCGCGCCGTTGATCACGATGGCGTTTTTGCTGACGTATGGCTTGCTGAATCTCGCGACGTTTTATGAAGCGATCACGAACAATCCGAGTTATCGACCCCAGTTTCGCTACTGCCACTGGACGACTTCTCTGGCCGGCGCGGTCGGCTGTGGCGCGGTGATGCTACTGATCGATTGGCGATGGGCAACCGTGGCAACCGGATTGGTCGCCGTGATGCATTGGTACCTCACACGCGTCGGTATCACGACCGACTGGGGCAACCTCAGCAGCGGGCTGTTGTTCGAACGGACACGGCAAAACTTGCTGAAACTGGAGGACGACCTGTACCACCCCAAGAACTGGAGGCCGTTCGTTCTGGCGCTCAGCGGTAGCGGTTTCTCACGACCGCACTTGGTCGTTTTCGGCCACTGGCTGACCAGCGAAACCGGTATCCTGACGCTCGGTCAAGTCATCCCGGGGGAGCTGGGCGACCATCAACAACGGTTGACTTCTCAAGAACGTATTCTGCACACTATGATCGGCGATCTTGGACTCAGTGCGTTTCCTGCGGTCGTGGTCGCCGCTAACTACACACGTGGCGTGGAAGCACTCGTGCAATGCCAAGGTCTTGGTCAACTTCGCCCCAACGTGGTCCTGCTCGGCTGTCCCCTGCAAGCAGAGCGCATGCAGGCGTTTGGTCGGTTGTTGCGTAACATCGAAGGCCTGCAGCGCAGCGTGATTGTCTTGCGGCAAACCGATGACCCGGACGAAGACATGTCAGCGCCGACGGGCACGATCGACGTCTGGTGGCGTGGTCGAGCCAACGGTGAACTGATGGTGTTGATCGCACACTTGATCTTGTTGAACTCCAGTTGGCGAGGACGCCAGTTGCGATTGCTACGCGTAGTGGAGAGTGATGCGGGGATCGAGGAAGTCGACTTGCACTTGGCAGGGCTGCTCAAGGAAGCCCGGATCCCGGGGGTCACCAAAGTCGTTGTCTCGTCAGACTCGACCGCTGCTATTCAAACCACCAGTCGCAACGCCGCTCTGGTCATCTTGGGATTTCAGACACCAGCGGACAGCGACGACGAGCAGTGGCTGGAACGCATCGACGCGTTGGCTGGCGATCTGCCACGCGTCGCCTTTGTGCGAAGCGCTGGCGGCATGCTGCTGAAATCCTGA
- a CDS encoding RedB has protein sequence MSTRFDCQPDVHAFAYRPQSETDSWIESRSTTALRGLADTQIHIDVDGKSCRRLGVLVSGHVLVYDGDGNLSFSGAITPYRGHEGDCQASSEFVRCVNGESTEVSHWPVFGCPIIASVKAFGNESNDGQ, from the coding sequence TTGAGCACCCGGTTCGACTGCCAACCGGACGTGCATGCGTTCGCCTATCGCCCGCAGTCCGAAACGGACTCATGGATTGAGTCACGCTCAACAACGGCGCTCAGGGGACTGGCTGACACTCAAATTCATATCGATGTTGACGGGAAGAGCTGTCGTCGACTTGGTGTCTTGGTTTCGGGACACGTTCTTGTATACGACGGCGATGGGAATCTGAGTTTCAGTGGCGCGATCACGCCGTACCGTGGTCACGAAGGCGACTGCCAAGCTTCATCGGAATTCGTTCGTTGCGTCAATGGCGAAAGCACTGAGGTGTCCCATTGGCCCGTTTTTGGGTGCCCGATCATCGCGTCAGTGAAGGCGTTCGGCAATGAGAGCAACGATGGCCAATAG